A single genomic interval of Polaribacter vadi harbors:
- a CDS encoding UvrB/UvrC motif-containing protein has product MQYLPKEEIEDRIRKKRKQMEAAAKSLDFIVAAKLHDETAVLKENI; this is encoded by the coding sequence TTGCAATATTTACCAAAAGAAGAAATTGAAGATAGAATTCGTAAAAAACGAAAGCAAATGGAAGCTGCTGCCAAAAGTTTAGACTTTATTGTTGCTGCAAAGTTACATGATGAAACTGCAGTTCTGAAAGAGAATATTTAA
- a CDS encoding T9SS type B sorting domain-containing protein has protein sequence MKFKLSLFIILFLNFSIFSQWVQTDGPNGGYSNEIVQVGSELILSTSGGIYKSTDNGFNWELSISGLPCNIKVNALVEHNGFLYASISRNGIYFSNDSGKNWNAINTGIDNLTFYSLLVNDENIYAGNANGGVYYSPDNGITWIDKSNQIGNIQIRDFILFNSKIYAAGTSLFETSNNGDTWQVVNIPNLKPNGIRAMTSENNILYASSEGIVYISSDNLETWKESVINNNDASITYMTQKNNIVYLTTSFGKYFYSNNQGQDWTMVQIPNTNSFINHLFIKNNSIIASSSSGLHQSSNLGVNWSNLNNGINSLEITSLKKNNSNIYVGTLNQGVYFSNNNGESWVLKNNGLDNSNSLAINDIFSLDNSIFIATRNGIYKSNNNGDSWDRKFDPGTNKSNQGLDYNNGSLATGVSGSGIYISIDNGENWNLAQTNGFNTETSYISVKVYNNIILVSNQSGEMFVSNNLGNTWNNISITSSFHLTHDFELINNILYAATSKGVMVSTDLGLNWNPFNTDPKFVKDILFDNNYIYAATNTGVYIADINEKIWNPICGSMGKLTTNKLFLNDNTLFAGTFDSSVWKRNKIIGNLPPKEETSTIGINKLSLCSNSSPVNLFDEIGIPSNSTGVWSPALNNSDGEFNPLVDAPGIYTFTFDNAICDCDDYLKLEVSLDGQANAGVNSSITLCNENTSINLFEMINGNPDLNGIWSPQLASGTNIFNPTIDTQGLYTYTVSSSNCGIAASTLKINFVDKPNAGINSNLTLCNDNVSINLIEKIEGNPDLGGIWTPQLASGTNTFNPTIDTSGTYIYTVNNGSCLSTSELNISITESPNTGVNSSITICKKSNPINLLEKVDGNPDLGGIWSPQLNSGTNIFNPNIDPEGLYTYTINNGICQSTVELKITLTDSISVNNGFEIDIVDFSNANTITINNDSKIDYEYSLDNISFQASNVFYDLNSGTYTVSAREINGCNFFETDVFILDYPRFFTPNNDGVNDVWKIKGTLNLEYNLYIYDRYGNLLKKLDSINDNWNGLYNGTLMPSNDYWFKIVLENGRIVTGHFSLKRS, from the coding sequence ATGAAATTTAAATTATCCCTTTTTATAATCTTATTTTTAAATTTTTCTATATTTTCACAATGGGTTCAAACAGATGGTCCTAATGGAGGGTATTCAAATGAAATTGTTCAAGTTGGCTCAGAACTTATTCTATCCACCAGTGGAGGAATTTATAAATCTACTGATAATGGCTTTAACTGGGAGCTAAGTATTTCTGGATTACCTTGTAATATAAAAGTAAATGCGCTTGTTGAGCACAATGGTTTTTTATATGCCTCAATTAGTAGAAACGGTATTTATTTTTCTAACGATAGTGGAAAAAACTGGAATGCAATAAATACGGGCATAGATAACTTAACGTTTTATAGTTTATTGGTTAACGACGAAAATATATATGCAGGAAATGCTAATGGAGGTGTTTATTATTCTCCAGATAATGGCATTACTTGGATTGATAAAAGTAATCAAATAGGTAATATTCAGATTCGAGATTTTATTCTTTTTAATTCTAAAATATATGCTGCTGGTACTTCTTTATTTGAAACCTCTAACAATGGCGATACTTGGCAAGTTGTAAATATTCCTAATTTAAAACCGAATGGAATTCGCGCAATGACATCAGAGAACAATATTTTATATGCCAGTTCAGAGGGTATCGTATATATTTCTTCAGACAATTTAGAAACATGGAAAGAGAGTGTAATAAATAATAATGATGCTTCTATAACCTATATGACGCAAAAAAATAACATTGTTTATTTAACCACGTCTTTTGGTAAATATTTCTATTCAAACAATCAAGGACAAGATTGGACTATGGTTCAAATACCTAATACAAATAGTTTCATAAATCATTTATTTATAAAGAATAACTCAATAATTGCAAGTTCTTCATCTGGGTTGCATCAGTCTTCAAATTTGGGTGTTAATTGGAGTAATCTAAATAATGGGATAAATTCCTTAGAAATTACATCCTTAAAAAAGAATAATTCCAACATTTATGTAGGTACACTAAATCAAGGTGTCTATTTTTCAAATAATAATGGAGAATCTTGGGTATTAAAAAATAATGGTTTAGATAATTCGAATAGTTTAGCTATTAATGATATTTTCTCTTTAGATAATTCCATTTTTATAGCAACTAGAAATGGTATCTATAAATCCAATAACAATGGTGATTCTTGGGATAGAAAGTTTGATCCAGGAACCAATAAATCTAACCAAGGTTTAGATTACAATAATGGTTCTCTTGCTACTGGAGTGAGTGGATCAGGAATTTACATTTCAATAGATAATGGAGAAAACTGGAATTTAGCTCAAACAAATGGCTTTAATACTGAAACCAGTTATATTAGTGTTAAAGTTTACAATAATATTATTTTGGTAAGCAACCAAAGTGGCGAAATGTTTGTTTCAAATAATTTAGGAAATACATGGAATAATATTTCAATAACTTCTAGTTTTCATTTAACCCATGATTTTGAATTAATAAACAATATTTTATATGCAGCCACTTCAAAAGGGGTAATGGTTAGCACAGATTTAGGTCTAAATTGGAATCCATTTAATACTGATCCAAAATTTGTGAAAGATATTCTTTTTGATAATAATTATATATATGCTGCTACCAATACAGGTGTTTATATTGCAGATATAAATGAAAAAATTTGGAACCCAATTTGTGGAAGTATGGGTAAGTTAACTACCAACAAATTATTTTTAAATGACAATACATTATTTGCAGGCACATTTGATTCAAGCGTATGGAAAAGAAATAAAATAATTGGAAATTTACCTCCAAAAGAAGAAACCTCTACAATAGGAATTAATAAATTAAGTTTATGTTCTAATAGCAGCCCTGTAAATCTTTTTGATGAAATTGGAATTCCTTCAAATAGCACTGGAGTTTGGTCACCTGCTTTAAACAATTCTGATGGTGAATTTAACCCTTTAGTAGATGCCCCAGGAATTTACACATTTACATTTGATAATGCTATTTGTGATTGTGATGATTACCTTAAACTTGAGGTTAGTTTAGATGGACAAGCAAATGCTGGTGTAAATTCCAGTATTACATTATGTAATGAAAATACATCAATAAATTTATTTGAAATGATAAATGGAAATCCTGATTTAAATGGTATTTGGAGCCCACAACTAGCAAGTGGAACAAATATATTTAATCCTACAATTGATACACAAGGTTTATATACTTACACTGTTTCAAGTTCAAATTGTGGCATAGCAGCATCAACTTTAAAGATAAATTTTGTTGATAAACCAAATGCTGGCATTAATTCTAATTTAACTTTGTGTAATGATAATGTATCAATTAATTTAATTGAAAAGATTGAAGGAAATCCTGATTTAGGAGGAATTTGGACTCCACAATTAGCTAGTGGCACAAATACATTTAATCCAACAATTGATACATCTGGAACTTACATTTATACAGTAAATAATGGTTCTTGCCTATCAACTTCAGAATTAAATATTTCAATTACAGAATCGCCTAATACTGGAGTTAACTCTAGCATAACAATTTGTAAAAAAAGCAACCCTATAAATTTATTAGAAAAAGTTGATGGAAACCCTGATTTAGGAGGAATATGGAGTCCTCAATTAAATAGTGGAACAAACATATTTAATCCTAATATAGATCCTGAAGGACTATATACTTATACTATTAATAATGGAATTTGCCAATCTACTGTTGAATTAAAAATAACCCTAACTGACAGTATTAGTGTAAATAATGGCTTCGAAATTGATATTGTAGATTTTTCTAATGCTAATACTATCACTATTAATAATGATAGCAAAATAGATTATGAATATTCATTAGATAACATATCTTTTCAAGCAAGCAATGTTTTTTATGATCTTAATAGTGGTACTTATACAGTTTCTGCTAGAGAAATTAATGGTTGTAATTTTTTTGAGACTGATGTTTTTATTCTTGATTACCCTAGATTTTTTACACCTAATAATGATGGTGTGAATGATGTTTGGAAAATTAAAGGCACATTAAACCTAGAGTACAATCTTTATATTTATGATAGATATGGAAATTTACTAAAAAAATTAGATTCTATAAATGATAATTGGAATGGTCTTTATAATGGAACCCTAATGCCTTCTAATGATTACTGGTTTAAAATAGTACTAGAAAACGGAAGAATAGTAACTGGTCATTTCTCTTTAAAACGAAGTTAA